From the genome of Acidaminococcus sp.:
CCGCAGCAAGTACAGGTATCACCGTTTTTAATGTCGACAAGGCGCACGGTGCCGCGCAGTTTATCGTTTTTCTTGCGAAGATTGAAGCGGCCAAGTTCTGTATGCTGTACGTAATGCAGGGTAATCGGATTATTTTCCCAGATGGCCTGATTCGTCAAAAGCTCTGCCTTTTTGACCTCTTCCTCAGTCACTTCTTTATCGAGATCGATAAAGACACTTTCTTCATTCATATGGAAACCGACATTGTTCGCTTTGCAGGAAGACCAGAACGCATAAGACAGCATGTGTTCCCCGCAGTGCTGCTGCATCCGGTCGAGGCGAATGTCCCAATTCAGTTTAACCGTAACTATCATACCTGTCTCTATTGCCTTATGGGTCCAGTGCCAGACGTTCTCGCCCTCTTCAGAAGCATAATACACAGGAACATCATTCAGCCATCCCTGGTCGGAGAGCTGCCCGCCGCCTTCCGGGAAAATGACGGTTTTATCCAGCAGAATTTCAAAATGATCGTCTTTCTGGCGGCATTCGGTCACTTTGGAAACACAAGACTTCAGCATCGAATCATTTTCATAAAGTTTCTCTGTCATAAAAATTCACCCCTACCTTATCTCCCTTTCGGAACTCCACATGGATGCGGCCGCTTGCTTCCCAGGCACGAATGTTGCAGCGATGCTGCCCGCGAAGAATGGAAGTAAGTCGTTCCGGACAAGTAATAATCATATTATAATTCCCATCGGGCTGCGCTTCAATAAGCGATTGGATAGAAATTCGATATTCATAGGATCGTACCAGTTCCCCGAAGGCCGGATGAAACGGCCCGTCAAGGATGTGCCCGGGAGCGCACAGTTCCTTATCGGGCTGCAGACCCATGCGAATGACTTGGATGTTATGTGCTTCCAGGCGTTCATGCAGATAGGCCGTCTGAACCACGGCTTCTTTCAGGGATAACGGTGTATATTCGCCTTTTTGATACCATGAAGCAAGCTTAGTTCCGGCAATGACAAGGAGCGGATAGATTCTTGCACAGTCTGGTGCCAGTTCACAAACTTCATGACACGTCCGGCGAAGACTTTCCCAATCCTGCCCGGGCAGCCCGACCATGAGCTGAAGCCCGACGGAAAAACCATACTGCCGGAGAAGCGCCGCAGCATCTTTTACGTCGCGTGCGGTATGGCCCCTTTCAGCGCGTTTTAAGACTTCATCATCCAGTGACTGCACACCAAGTTCTACGGTTTTCACGTGAAAAGCTTTCATCTGCTCCAGAATTTCCGGCGTAATGGCATCGGGCCGAGTGGAAAGGCGCAGTTCTCCAAAAAGGCCCTCCTTACGCTTATTATCAGCGAGAGTCAGTAACTCCTTCTGTCTTTCCAGAGGAAGCGCCGTAAAGGAACCTCCGAAAAATGCCAGCTCATTCCGGGAGCTTGGTTTCACCCACTGCTCCGCTTCGGCAATCTGCCTTTTGGCAGAAGCAAGGCTGTTATCCTGCTGACCATTGATGACCTGCTGATTACAGAACACGCAGCGATGGGGACAGCCGGCAAAGGAGATGAATACGGGAATAATAGTATGTTTATTTTCAGCCATGCCGTCTTTTCCTTTCT
Proteins encoded in this window:
- a CDS encoding radical SAM protein, whose protein sequence is MAENKHTIIPVFISFAGCPHRCVFCNQQVINGQQDNSLASAKRQIAEAEQWVKPSSRNELAFFGGSFTALPLERQKELLTLADNKRKEGLFGELRLSTRPDAITPEILEQMKAFHVKTVELGVQSLDDEVLKRAERGHTARDVKDAAALLRQYGFSVGLQLMVGLPGQDWESLRRTCHEVCELAPDCARIYPLLVIAGTKLASWYQKGEYTPLSLKEAVVQTAYLHERLEAHNIQVIRMGLQPDKELCAPGHILDGPFHPAFGELVRSYEYRISIQSLIEAQPDGNYNMIITCPERLTSILRGQHRCNIRAWEASGRIHVEFRKGDKVGVNFYDRETL